The Bacillota bacterium genomic sequence GCATGAGTGAAGAGATGCAGAAAACGGTGCTTGACCCTTTTACCACTACCCGTAAGACACGTAAGATAGGTCTTGGGCTTCCGCTTTTCAAACAGGCGGCAGAGCAAACGGGCGGTCATCTTGAGCTTAAGTCAAAAGAGGGAGAGGGGACTGCGGTAACTGCCGTATTTTCTCACAGCAGTATCGACAGGATGCCTCTCGGCGACATTGCCGGAACTATAACGACCCTGATTCAGGGCAGTCCCGAAATCGAATACGTATTTTGTTACATTTATAACGGCCGCAGGTTCACGCTTTCAACGGT encodes the following:
- a CDS encoding ATP-binding protein; its protein translation is MTELSLNILDIAQNSVKAKASRIEITVDEYTALDRFTIVITDNGCGMSEEMQKTVLDPFTTTRKTRKIGLGLPLFKQAAEQTGGHLELKSKEGEGTAVTAVFSHSSIDRMPLGDIAGTITTLIQGSPEIEYVFCYIYNGRRFTLSTVEIRKTLGSVPIDSPEVLLWLSEYINENIAAMQGGGES